A stretch of DNA from Armatimonadia bacterium:
TGGCCGGGATGGCGGCTGCGTTACTTCTGGACCCGGGCAACCTTCCAGTATGGCGCCGCCGACTCGACGGAGCCCGCTGTCTCGTCGCCGGAGTGGTCTGTTCCCGCGGGCTTCTGGAGCCACGTGGCGTTGACCTATGACGGGAAGAAGATGATCCTGTACGTCGACTGCGAGCCGGTCGCCGAACAGGAAACCACGGTGCCCATCCTGGCGGCGAAGAGGGCTATGGTCATTGGCAACTACGTCGGGCGCAAGAGCGCCTATGCCTTCGACGGGCTGATGGATGAGCTGAAGGTATATGATGTCGCCCTGAGCGCCGAGGACCTCTACGTGGAGGCCTCCAGGGGGATGACACCTTAGGGCGACGCTTCAGGGAACCGACAACACACTCTCGGGGCCCGAAGGCCTCGACTTCACAGGGAGAACCCAAGATGGCAGGTAAGGTCGCAATCATGCCGTGCCTCGATATGCAGAACGGCCGGGTCGTTAAGGGCGTGCACTTCGTCGACATCCGCGACGCCGGCGATCCTGTCGAGTGCGCCAAAGCCTACTGCGCCGCCGGTGCGGACGAGATCGCGCTGCTCGATA
This window harbors:
- a CDS encoding LamG domain-containing protein, coding for MRSSCLVVLLCALWCSLAGAAEPIAYWSMDALKDGVMADASGKGHDAVAYGLDGKLPEIVPGIVGNCLRFTAASQQYLELKQSEGLAAPSAMTVMAWIKPAARGATYEILTSKGDKSGDGPWPGWRLRYFWTRATFQYGAADSTEPAVSSPEWSVPAGFWSHVALTYDGKKMILYVDCEPVAEQETTVPILAAKRAMVIGNYVGRKSAYAFDGLMDELKVYDVALSAEDLYVEASRGMTP